Proteins from a genomic interval of Cohaesibacter gelatinilyticus:
- a CDS encoding NlpC/P60 family protein: protein MTPQDCISRLLGVRYEPAGNSFSAVDCFGVVELWYRHVLGVGVEDRSNHPPTHEGLQRGVESISNWEAVDTPQDHCLVLMQAGRLRNGHIGIYYNGHVLHADRKAGCCVCQKITDPAIQGSITGYLKHNENPTH from the coding sequence ATGACACCGCAAGATTGCATTTCCCGGCTTTTGGGCGTTCGATATGAACCAGCGGGGAATAGCTTCTCTGCGGTTGATTGCTTTGGCGTTGTGGAGCTTTGGTACAGGCATGTGCTTGGCGTGGGGGTGGAAGATAGATCAAACCACCCGCCAACCCATGAAGGGCTCCAGAGGGGCGTTGAGAGCATTTCCAACTGGGAAGCGGTCGACACACCTCAAGATCATTGTTTGGTGCTGATGCAGGCAGGCAGGCTCAGGAATGGGCATATCGGCATCTATTATAACGGCCATGTGCTGCATGCTGATCGCAAAGCAGGCTGTTGCGTCTGTCAGAAGATCACGGACCCGGCCATTCAAGGCTCAATTACAGGCTATTTGAAACATAATGAAAACCCAACTCATTGA
- a CDS encoding phage tail protein, with amino-acid sequence MKTQLIDGLGHTAHVELPFGLSVKEMVRGLGLSAGQATVWIKQANGLWKELDRGLWAYVKPKLEGVVKFTFRQGGSTVKAIIGVVALIATIIAPFLAPLTATLLLVAVAAASIAANLLFPEEPPNLSLGGGGSQEAEAVRKLANVQSDSNPVAKGGYLPIVVGERRISPPELSDPRYSLDDSRQVVERIFAFDGQHALTDIQVDGAPISDYAAITTETIEGAGDDATSTFVNKCCKVEDVRARLAVFDLDDRDLVNQDQPSKSEPTYTRFTTVAHNDLEEIVIRLQIDSFVKSDAPSTNIRLPLRIRFREKGSNGAWNNLPEVHVTGRAQGSSLKEFRIRWDNVFGSENEPGDLGYEFWQNVPAAGDTLSSGSTGDQWQAHSHFVDGAGLKDVANIVGGRQGVRVTLDDDFAKVAYEWEIIRGYALTQSSLNGSYAYSGSVPSLFEGYLDGQVYKVKVEQTPFNGTISINHVQALVNQQPCQRPATGLIGVKSVDETIRNVTVMAARYVKDWDGSGWNTVTATSKNPATHARQILFDAMKRLGVSTDLIDNDAFVAWRQACIDNGYEVSAVFSGTPFREVLEILAAAGFARMTFSDKFSVDWFRDRSADMPVVAFTPANANISVEVVEPELPIAIRCKFQDEADDFKDAETEVNNPFVTTITGQSVREYKGITKKSLARKRAYFDLLQAVYQGRQRVSVSSATQATVCERGDLVLLVTDLIDDKAFGGVVREVLSNTTLVIDQGPTVEGSTAFFDATNVFESSNIFDEGLQSSLWIRHDQGGDEIEVSSAHLGSDGLITVRLASALSSTNVTGAHVVIGPKAQLLKRYIVLDVDREAEERASLTLVPEAPEIYEHLQRFEA; translated from the coding sequence ATGAAAACCCAACTCATTGACGGTCTGGGCCATACGGCTCATGTCGAATTGCCCTTTGGCTTGTCGGTCAAAGAGATGGTTCGCGGCCTTGGTCTGTCTGCTGGTCAGGCAACAGTATGGATCAAGCAGGCAAACGGTCTTTGGAAAGAGCTGGATAGAGGCCTTTGGGCTTATGTTAAACCAAAGCTTGAGGGGGTGGTCAAATTCACCTTCAGGCAAGGTGGAAGCACGGTAAAAGCGATTATTGGCGTTGTGGCCTTGATCGCAACCATCATTGCGCCTTTCTTGGCTCCATTGACAGCGACCCTTTTGCTTGTTGCCGTGGCTGCGGCCAGTATTGCGGCTAACTTGCTGTTTCCGGAAGAGCCTCCGAATTTATCGTTGGGTGGCGGCGGGTCACAAGAAGCCGAAGCGGTCCGCAAGCTGGCGAATGTGCAAAGTGACAGCAATCCGGTAGCAAAAGGCGGGTATCTGCCTATCGTGGTTGGTGAGCGTCGTATCAGTCCGCCAGAGTTAAGCGACCCAAGATATAGCCTTGATGATAGCCGACAGGTTGTTGAGCGTATTTTTGCTTTTGATGGTCAGCACGCATTGACGGATATTCAGGTTGATGGAGCGCCAATCTCTGACTATGCCGCGATTACAACCGAAACCATCGAAGGTGCGGGAGATGACGCAACCAGCACCTTTGTCAATAAATGCTGCAAGGTTGAAGATGTTCGGGCAAGGCTGGCTGTTTTTGATCTGGATGACCGTGATCTTGTGAACCAAGACCAGCCAAGCAAATCAGAGCCAACCTATACCAGATTTACAACGGTTGCCCATAATGATCTGGAAGAGATTGTTATTCGCCTTCAGATAGACAGTTTCGTGAAATCTGATGCCCCGTCAACCAACATTCGCTTGCCCTTACGGATAAGATTCCGTGAAAAAGGATCAAATGGTGCCTGGAATAATCTGCCCGAAGTGCATGTAACCGGTAGGGCGCAAGGGTCCAGTCTGAAAGAGTTCCGGATCCGTTGGGATAATGTCTTTGGCTCAGAGAACGAGCCGGGCGATTTGGGCTATGAATTCTGGCAGAATGTTCCAGCGGCAGGCGATACACTTTCCAGTGGGTCAACTGGGGATCAATGGCAGGCCCACAGCCATTTTGTTGATGGGGCAGGGCTGAAGGATGTAGCCAATATTGTTGGTGGCCGTCAGGGTGTTCGTGTCACGCTTGATGATGACTTTGCCAAGGTGGCTTACGAGTGGGAAATCATTCGAGGCTATGCACTGACACAATCCAGCCTGAATGGATCATATGCTTATAGCGGGTCTGTGCCTTCCTTGTTTGAAGGCTATCTGGATGGGCAAGTCTACAAGGTCAAGGTAGAGCAAACGCCATTTAACGGCACGATTTCAATCAACCATGTTCAGGCATTGGTCAATCAACAACCTTGCCAGAGGCCAGCAACGGGGTTGATTGGCGTCAAGTCGGTTGATGAGACTATCCGAAACGTTACGGTCATGGCGGCTCGTTATGTGAAGGATTGGGACGGTTCAGGCTGGAACACAGTAACCGCGACCAGCAAGAACCCCGCCACTCATGCGCGGCAGATCCTTTTTGATGCCATGAAGCGTCTTGGGGTCTCGACAGACCTTATAGACAATGATGCGTTTGTTGCCTGGCGTCAGGCCTGCATTGACAATGGCTATGAAGTTTCAGCGGTTTTCTCTGGCACACCATTCAGAGAAGTGCTTGAGATCTTGGCTGCTGCTGGCTTTGCAAGAATGACCTTTTCGGACAAGTTCAGTGTTGATTGGTTTCGGGATCGTTCGGCAGATATGCCGGTCGTTGCTTTCACACCAGCCAATGCAAACATATCCGTTGAAGTGGTTGAGCCTGAATTGCCAATCGCCATTCGTTGCAAGTTTCAGGATGAAGCCGATGATTTCAAGGATGCAGAGACGGAAGTCAACAACCCGTTTGTGACAACCATAACCGGGCAATCCGTGCGAGAATATAAAGGCATTACAAAGAAGAGCCTTGCACGTAAGAGAGCTTATTTCGATCTGTTGCAGGCCGTTTATCAAGGCAGGCAGCGCGTATCTGTCTCAAGCGCCACACAAGCAACGGTTTGTGAGCGTGGGGATCTGGTTTTGCTGGTGACGGATCTGATTGACGACAAGGCCTTTGGCGGCGTTGTCAGAGAGGTTTTATCAAACACAACTCTGGTGATTGACCAAGGGCCAACGGTTGAAGGGTCAACGGCATTCTTTGATGCAACAAATGTCTTTGAATCCTCAAACATCTTTGACGAAGGCCTGCAATCGTCTTTGTGGATCAGGCACGATCAAGGTGGCGATGAAATAGAGGTGTCAAGCGCTCATCTTGGCAGCGATGGCCTTATCACTGTCCGTCTGGCTTCTGCCCTGTCATCAACAAACGTGACTGGTGCACATGTTGTGATCGGTCCCAAGGCGCAATTGCTAAAGCGTTACATCGTTCTGGATGTGGATCGAGAAGCCGAAGAGAGAGCAAGCCTTACCCTTGTTCCAGAAGCCCCTGAAATTTACGAGCATTTGCAAAGGTTCGAAGCATGA